Below is a genomic region from Hevea brasiliensis isolate MT/VB/25A 57/8 chromosome 3, ASM3005281v1, whole genome shotgun sequence.
ttgtgcactactgagtagcaTTACTCAGCGATAggttttgtatgttgtcgcaggtcaAAGGAAAGATAAAGTGGTTGAGTGAACTACTAGAAGCAGTGTTTTGATTGACGACGGGTataataggtatacccttgtagattatattttgatgtaaatgagTAGCTATATGTACGTAaaagacaattgagcagttgcataaaaagaattgtaataatatttttgtaaCTTTGAAGTTtgtaaatttgtaattaaatatcCTTTTGAGTGGTAAAATTGTAAATGAGTGTTTCTTTTGAATTGTAAATGAgatgattttattttcttgaagtggaatgaagagaaaaaaattacttaattattGAGTGATTTAAATTTATGTATACAATTTATCATAGGttgatttttaacaggtttaataTTTTGGATTTGTTAAAATTATAGCTGTCACCACGCAGTTTTTCgaaaacaaaataataaatttgatttgttcaaaatcccttgtaatatatttaatggattatcggcaggcggagtttggtaattcattaggtatactacgggatcatatcatatcttatagaggggtaaggtgtgacaggtagCTTGACTCATCATTAAGATTTTTggtatttctttaaaaaaaataaatatattattttaaaagaaaaattctaGAGGGATGAGTTGGTTGATATTAAACAAAATTTGTCAGAATGCCTATTTCATTATTACTTTCAATCTGATTTTTGTTAAAttttacttaaatttttattttttattgttttattttattccatGATTTTTATTAGAAGCATTAtcattttaaaagaataaaagaaaaagaaaggaaagaaattaaaaaaatatatgtaataagaattgaaattaaagaaaagaaaaataaaagcaataaaataaaaaggaagaaagagatcATAGCCATTTATTTTAGGTCTTTATTCTAGACTGTTGGATCATACTATATAAATTTCTCTAATGTCGATCCAGCTgcttcttctctttaaatcattcgtttttcacccacggtgagatcgtCTCCTATAAAATTCATCGCTAAAGACACCACACATTAGCTATCTTTCATCTATCTCGTGAAACCCCAGTCtcatttccttttcttcctcAATCTCTAATCACTATAGAACCCAAACACCTCCTCATCCATCTTTTCGGCCGAGGCACATTTCCGAAATCCCAATTTGGCTACTGTTTATTACTCCCCTTCTGTCGTATCTATTGTTGTTGCTTTGCTAGGCACGCTCGTGATACTGTTTTGCAGATGACTTAGAGGTAGATTCCTTTTTGTTTcttactttgtttttaatttcagATAGGCATTTAGTGATATATATTATCTGTAATTGCAAATTTGGAATTGAATCTTTCTGTTTTATACCTATTTTTTGGTTGTTTGATACATCTGAATACATTGCacactctttattttttttttttctggtctTCCTATCACTAACATTTAGTTTTAAGTGGTGTTTGCTCATCCTCATAATCCTGTTCTCCAACTGGGCAACATATTCCTTTTCCAATTCCATTAAGTGGATTCCTTTCCTTCTTCCCAAACAAATTTCAGAATCACAGCTTTCTTAAATTAAAGTATcagtttaatttttcaattaaaaaaatattatgtagAGGTTATTACCTATTGCATTTCGTGAGCTCCTTCCGAATATAGTTTGGCAAGCATTAATTGAGTTAAGCTTGTTTTTCAAATATCTTACTTCTACAAATATTAAGGTTCAAGAAAAGGAGCGTCTAGAAGCAGAAATTCccattattatttgaaaattagagcGCATATTTCCTCTTGCCTTTTTTGACTCAATGGAACATCTTCCCACCCACTTGCCATATGAAGCAAAAATTACAGGCCCAGTACAATATCGATAGATGTATCCTTTTGAGAGGTAATAGATActtcttatttttctttaaatgtTATGAAATGTATTGTAAACTTTTTGTAAGCCATttgccattttttttttatttttagatttctCCACCACCTAAAGTAAAATGTAAAGAACAAAGCAAAAGTAGAAGGTTCAATATGTAATGCATACTTAGTTGAAGAAGCATCCAATTTTTGTGCACATTACTTTGAGCGTCATGTAATAACGCGAGATCGATAAGTACCCCGAAATGATGATGGTGGGGATGATGCTGATACCAAAGGATATTTATCAATTTTCAAGTATCCCAGTCGACCATCTGGTAGAGTGAAAACAAGGGTGTTGGCTGATGATGAATATAAGGCTACCCAAATATATTTTCTACTAAATTGCCCTGAAATTGACACATATGTAAAGTAAGTTTATCAACAATCCAAAATTTAAGTTAAGTTTCTAGAAGTCCTTGTGAATTTTCCTTTCCCTCTAAAAATGGCCCAATTTAATTGTATATGTAGTTTGTTCCTAACGGAAATGCGACAAGCGTCACGTAATATTAGTGATGCAGAAGTTGATGAAGCACTAGAAAAAAGATTTGCAGATTGGTTCAAATGTTATGTAAGTATCAATTTGTTTAACTCATTTCATTATCAatctttaaaaaatataatacgtAATAATAACGATTTCAATTCTCTTTAACTTATCAGGCAAGGCGTTCAAATATTGATAATAAATTCATTAGGGATTTAGTAGAGGGACCATTAAGAAGTGTGAAATCATATCCTGTATATTTTATAAATGGTTATAGATTTCACACAAGCAGCCATGGTGCTAATCGATCCACAATAAATAGCGGAGTTTGCATTAGGGGTTCAACATATGGTGACAACTCCAATGATTACTATGGTATCTTGAAAGAGATAGTTCAACTTGAGTACCTTGCATTACCAATAAAGAGAACTATTCTCTTCAAGTGTGAATGGTTTGATCTAACTCCGGATGTTGGTATTAAGGTTCACAAACACTATAACTTTGTGGATATCAATCACCAtaaaagattaaataaatatgAACCATTCATACTTGCTTCATAAGCCAAACAAGTGGTTTTCATCCCTTATCCTAGCTTGAGACGAGACAAAGCTGATTGGTATGCGGTATGCAAAATGAAGCCTAGGTCTGTTGTCATCATGCCTCAGACAAATGTAACGGAGCAAATACCAGACCAAGCATTTCAAGATGAGGTAGTAGAAGTGTTACAAATTAATACGGAAGTAGAAGATCAACATATTGGACCATTAGATGATTCAAGTGGTGAACTACTAGAGCTTACAACCATTGAAAAAGAGGAACTATTGGACTAGGCAGATCTAAATCATACAATAGCAAGCGATGAAGAAGAACTCCATGAACATGATGATGATAGTGAGGATGATAGTGAATAAATTGTATTGTAATGGATAGTGATCTAAATTTCAAAAGCAATATATAATTTAACTTTAACGTAATGAttgtgatattatcatattattcaTGTCTATTATgttgtaatttaaatttatgaACTATTTGTGACAAGGAGATGTGCATAATAAATGTGTAAGTCGGGATGGcactgttattattattattattttttttttttttgaattgtaggttaatagaatttttctaaaataaaattaaagtttaaagatTTTTTGCTAACGAACTGAAGATGattaacaaaagcaaaataatctATATAGTTAAAGGAAGACAAGTAAAAATTACtcataatttcaaattattctagACTTCTTTTAAAAATGATAGCAGTTAGGGTACCTATAAAAATCACCATATTCGAATCCGAacctaaataaaattttcaatactcgAATCGTTCCAAAACCGATTAAAATTTATCTTTAACTATCCGAATCCATCACAAACCCAATTATTATTACTCGAAAAATATTCAAACCTTTTAATTAACAATTTACATaaagtatttttttattaataatatatattttacaaatttaataagtctataaaatttttaaattctatttattgaaaatatatatatatttataaatattattataaaaaatatatattttatatttaactaattagtTATATAAACGGGTTTGGATAATGAACATCTAATATATAAAACCGAATCTGGTAagtatattatttttcaaaactGAATCCGTATCAAACCCGGCTATATGTATACTATCTAAGTTCTATCCTATTGAAGTTATATTGGGTCAGGCATAAATGTCCTCATTGGTTTTATTGTTGTTTTGTGTTAGAAGGTACGACTTGGAACTTCACATAGTTCATGCAAACCTACTTGGGCAGATAACAGTTGTTGGGGCAAAGCGAGGTTAGAAAAAtaactttcattttttaaaatagaaagtcatttttccttatttttttaggttatttttttttatcaagtttcttaaacactcccaaacattaaaaaataaaaaaaaatattaaaaaaaatatgaaaaacattTTCCTTCAAACAAATATAGCCATAGTATTATGTGTTTAGtccttttatatttaataatttgttcttttGTAGGGATTTGAAATGAATGCAAGGCCAATTCAACCATTTTATGGAAGATCCCTCTATTTATACAATCCATGTGAGATAATTGGAAATTTTGCTTAAACTTCTATAGGTTATTTCAGAAGAAATTAAGAGAATTCCAAACACGTTAATTGTATTCCATATATATCCTCCATGTTCAATtacaatataattaataataaaaattaaatctttgagaatataataaaataagatattaGTATATTTTATTTTGTTGTATTGTTTAAGATGTGAATAaagttttatttctttttttaataaattttattaattaatattgacTTTGTTCGGAATAAATTATATACAAGAAAAAGAATTTAATAAAATTCATACATAATCAtgtttgtttttaatttttttaaaaataaatatttatttaagttaaaaaatttaaaattcttttattttaaatataagaattaattaaaaaaattaattaaattaaattcttgtaaaatttACTGTTTGATTCACTGTTATTATGTGGTTTGATTCACATTTAACTTTGCACAAGTGCCTTCACTATGTGTTTATGACTAAATAAACATAATGAACCTTCAACCATATCCGAAGactgaaataaattcaatttattttatttaataattaaattgaaaattatattggataGCATTAAATTGGAGAATATAAATTAGaatcaattttatatttatatttttataatttttaaatatattatataattttaatataattaattatgtttatTCATATGTACATACATATGTTTTCTcctatttctctaattttttttaaataatctatagtcataattaattaaattaaaattttcttttactgaatTTTAGCTAAAaccttttaatatatatatatatatatatatatatatatatatatatatatatatatatatatatatatattatagttgtttgagcattttaaaattttattttttattttttttaaattttacttaTTAAAGTTAAAATAGTAAGTAATTACCGACTATATCAAATAATCgatatattttttttagtatttataattttatcttttatttttttcttaattttatttattaaattcaatattgtatgtaattaccaattataTCGCGTAGTTAGTATTTTTATCAACTTTGAATGTTTATATTTATCAATGTATATATAAAATGGCTTATATAAATTTCCTTATTATCCATGCTTAATTCATTTATCATCATGTTCATAAAGATGTGAATTTTTATTTACTTTaggtttatttcttttttatttattattaattagaatttttagttaattattaagAATATAATTCATTATTGAATTATAGATATatttacatttataattaaaacaataaaaattcgaTATATTTCAATGCACATTAgttcataaattattttaaaaatatattcaataaataattttaaaaatatattcaataaataattttatcaaaaattgttaatttcaaatattattttaatattataattaatatatcatTTTTATTCCTAAGCTACAATTTAGTCCCTGAAGTTTAACAAAACTTATAACTTAATCTCTGCATTTTcaaaatcaaacaatttaatctatgaaatttgacaaaacctaCAACTTAGTATCTACTATTAgaatttcattaaattattattaactttaataaaaataactaaaaattttccttatttttatttttaatcataaAATATTTTAGTCCTAaggttttattttcttaataatttagtcataaagtttttttttattaataatttaatctctaCATTTCTGAAACATGAGtcctattaaattaaaaattgatcaaaatttttaacgataatccttaacgataattttaacgataattttattcaatttttttttaattttaacaaaattggtcaaaattttaaaatgtataaaattttatgtaaatttccaaaaatttaaaaaatttattgcaattttatccatttttttatatatatatcctcTTACACTTCATTTTTTTATTGATCCAACCTTATCGATACTATTAACTACTTTCAActttattttgacatccattgtATATcaaaaaattgagatttgagtGGTAAGGGAAGATAAGGCTTAATCTTGTTTACCCTCATCCTTCATTAATTCACATCTTCCTAAACAGAGATAAAATAATTGTTTCTCTTAATCTTTACACTCATCCAAACAGACCCTTGACCTTAGCATGAGGAACTCAATAGTACAGATAATACGAGGAACTCAATAgtatagataattaaaattataaggataaaataatataaataattaaatatcaattattaaattaattataaggaAACGCGTAAATATGCCTTGCACTGGGACTTTGATAACATTATGCGTAAATACGCGTATATATCGATCCTCTTGTATGCGAATCAaatatcaatttcattcaaaacaaattttataacATTCTTCCCTTCGTATTCAATTCAATGccgattcattttaaatttttcagTGCAAAGGAGTATGATTCCTTCTCGGTGGATAGCTCTGTTATTTCTGTTGATGCTCTGAAACAGAAAATTGTTGAATTAAAGTATAAATCTAAATCCAATAGCTTGTGTTTGGGTACTGATTTGGACCTTGTGGTCGTTAATGCCCAGACGAATGATTGTTACGCTGATGATATGCTGATCCCTAACAATACTAGGGTTCTGATTCGTCGTGTTCCTGGATCGCGACGTCGCAAGCCCATCGACAATACAACTATTGTTGTTAGGGAAAAGCAACGGCCACTTAGTTCCTCTTATTGTACTGGTTCTAATTCCTCCAAGATTAGCTCTGAAACTGCTATTACTGCTTCATGCAGAAGCAACCCTGCAAATACTGGTGTTAGTTCTGTTTGTTCAAGTACTGTCACTAGTTTGTCCACAACAAAACCCAATGGGGGTGATGGATTTCGATGTGACGATGGGTTTGGGGATGATGTGTTTGTGATTCCTAGAATGAAGCCAGTTCAGCATAGCAAGTCAACTGTAGATGCAGAATCTGATGAGGACAGCAAGATTAAGGCTTTAGTAAATGCTCCAGCCTTGGAATGGCGGTTGGAAGGTTCAAATGGTGTGAAAAATGGTAGGGGTTTTAGTGGATTGGTGAAGAAAATACCACCAGAGGGTTATGTATGTCACAGATGTAAAGTGCGAGGACATTTTATTCAGGACTGCCCAACAAATGGAGATCCAAATTATGATTGCAAAAGATTGAGGCCTCCTACTGGAATTCCCAAGTCGATGCTGATGCCAAACCGAGGTGGCTCTTATGTGTTTTCAAGTGGTGCAACTGCTGTTTTACAGCCAAATTATCATGCTTTTGAGAAGGAAATTTTTGGCTGCTTGCCTTCAAAGAGATCCTGGTCTGCTAGTGATCTTCCACCAGAACTTCTCTGCCCCTTGTGCAAACAAGTAATCAAGGATGCTGTCTTGACTAGCAAATGTTGTTTCAAGAGCTTTTGTGATAAGTGTATCAGGGTTCATCTAATCACCTCTAAGTTGAAATGTGTTTGTGGGGCAACAAATATCCTTACTGATTATCTGATTCCAAACATGACGCTTAGGGACACAATTAATTGCATTGTGAAATCTGGTCCTTGTTACAGCAGCAGTGGTGAAAATGCCAAAAGAAACTCTTTCCAAGATAAGGATATGGAATTGGCTCACTGTTCAGAACCTCAGATCTCTACAACAAAACTATCTGCAGAATCATTTCAGGAAGAGCAGAAGCCATCACCTGGTGATGTAGAAGATGGGGCAAATAAAAGAAAACTTATTGACGCTCCACACCAGACAACTAAGAAAGCTAGAACTACAGGAGCAACTAATGTATCTGAAGATACTATTGGGCCAATGAGAATGAAAGATACAGCATCACAAGGAGGTGTCATGGGGGTTGAGGAAAAAGTGCAGCAAAAGGAGATTTCCAGTGAGGTAGAGAAGAAAAAGGACGAGAGAGAAGTGGTCAAGGGTGAAATCAAGCAAAAGGTGGTTTGTGGTGCGAGacgaaagaaaaagagagaaagaagtcaAGATGTTGAGACTGAGAGCTATATGATGCCTATTGGTTCTTATGCATACAATCCATACTGGGTTGGTGCGCAGGTGGGGTTGGAAGGATATATGGCACCTTATTATGCTGCTGGTGCGATGATCTATGGATTGAGCTCCTTTGGAACATCATTCAATGGTCTGATGAATCAATACACTTTTAGTATGCAGTGAATGGGTGACAGGAGATGACGCTGTGGGTTAAAAGCTTGGATGTTGACTTTTAATGGCAATCGTTCCTCTTTTTCTAGTTTCTTTTGGGCCTAAATGTACAATGGGAGAACATGGATTTACGTTGGTCTAACCTTGGCCAGTTTTGTAATCGCTGTTTTAATATTCTTATAAAACTCTCATATTCTTTTTTCCAATAATTTTGttgtttatttcatttatttattctcaCAACGAATGTGTCTTTTGCAAAAAAAATAAGGGTTGCAAGAAAGCTTGAAAGTATTGAACAAAGTGCACGAATCTTTTTTTGGATTTGGAAGGGCATTCATTGTTAGCATTCCATTTTGGTAGCCTATTTCATGAGTGCTATATGGTGAATTTTTTGGAAgattattcataattttttattaaaaattgctATTATTGCGGTTTATTAATATTGTGGATCATCTTTTATAATCTAATgtttgaaaattgaagaaaaattaagcTGATGTGGTTCTTAATTAACAGGTGgagaaaattaaagaataaaaaataaattaaaaaaaaaattaaatcagacGAGATCGAATTAGTCAATGgatgacaaaaaaaattaaagaaaattatgtTTGTTTTTGTCCTCCCTTTTTGCtaattatttacataaaaataattGCAAAAACCCGCAAATGAATTCTATAGCATATGCTATTTCTTGCCATTTTTAATTgccaaaaggaggaagaaaatgctCCGAAGTCAAGCCCCAAACATTGAAATCTACATCTTCAATCTTTCATTTCTCTACCATCTCCCTTTTGTGATTTGCAGACTGTTCTCCATATCTAAAAACTGCGACACGAGTCTTACCACTATGTGCAATATTTAACTCCATCAATATACTGATAATCTTGCATTACAAATTAACTAAAGTGAAAGAATTACTTTTTAATTCTACATTACTGTTCCTAAATGCTTTTTAATGGCATGTGCAAATGTACTCAGGATTTCAGGACCCATTTGATTTGTATATTGGAAATGAAATCAATGTTGGAATCGGAATCGAGcgaaatcaaaaataaaatgataaattttcatttatatttagtTCATTGTATAATTGAAGTCAAATTTCTTTTTAAGATATTTGATTTGCATATGTAAATTACAAAATTACAATCAAACTTATTTTGtacttaatgaaaattaattaaaattattttttatacttttatatttttactttttaattttaattattataagagaatataaaaagaatattttttatttttttatttgaattaattataattgcaattataattttttattttatttatgcaaaagtaagaataaaaataatacatTTCATCTTTTTACTTTAGATAATTAAAGctaattatattcaaaatttttatttaaatcaatagTATGAAAATATAAGAATTATATTTTTACTGCGTTTCATTCTAGTTAGgtgtaattaattataattataatgttcaattttaattatttacacgaaaatataaaaataataattttatattttaattattattattttattttttattttaattaattattaagattattttaattattatgatttttataattataattataatttttaattaattatttgaaatataaaaatattttaatgactATAGTTATTTAACTATTGTaattgtaattataatttttatttttatttttaattaattattttaaacataaaatattattttcatatttttattttaattaataatatgaaaatataaaaattgaaacATCTCAATGAATACATGGATAAGATAATCATTCTTATTCTTGTGTTTTGATTCCCAAAGAGAAATAATGATTCTTGTGAGAATTGGATTTCCTAGTTTGTgagaatataaataaaaaaaatgaattttaaaacaCCCACAAAAAGAATCATTCTAATTCATTTTCATTTCTAAGTCAATTTTTTGTGAGTCAAATGAGGCCAAAATACGATATTACAAAGATATGATGATAGAGATTGATTTGGGAATTAGTGTTAAGGAATTACTTAGTAGGCTCTCATCCTACTGATGATAAGATTTTTGCATCCTTAAAAGCaactattattcgattaaaacttAACGTATAATCCAATGATAAATATttgcatttcattcaatgctcatctaaattttatttatatttatacattcatttatttaATATGATTAGTAAATAATTACACAAGGAACTTAGAAATTAGAATGTGATATtagaaaatatgaattaatatagtTAAACATAtccatttgaattatttttaatatatatataccataaaataaaaaataaaatgcaaccacttaattaaaccaaatatttttatttaatagctGAATTGCTTGCACGGCCAAAATCGCATCTGATTACAAAAAGAGATCCATCGGAACTATTGCTAAGCAATAAGGAGAAACTATATAATACAGCCATAATTCCATATATGATGCCTATTGGTTCTTATGCATATAATCCATACTGGGTTGGTGCGCAGGTGGGGTTGGAAGGATATATGGCACCTTATTATGCTGCTGGTGCGATGATCTATGGATTGAGCTCCTTCGGAACATCATTCAATGGTCTGATGAATCAATACACTTTTAGAATGCAGTAAATGGGTGACAGGAGATGACGCTGTGGGTTAAAAGCTTGGATGTTGATTTTTAATGGCAACCGTTCCTCTTTTTCTAGTTTCTTTTGGGCCTAAATTTACAGTAGGAGAACATGGATTTACGTTGGTCTAACCTTGGCCAGTCTTTTAATCGCTGTTTTAATATTCTTATAAAACTCTCATATTCTTTTTTCCAATAATTTTGttgtttatttcatttatttattctcaCAACGAATATGtcttttgcaaaaaaaaaaaaaaaaataagggttGCAAGGAAGCTTGAAAGTATTGAACAAACAGTAGAACAAAGTGCACGAATCTTTTTTTGGATTTGGAAGGGCATTCATTATTAGCATTCCATTTTGGTAGCCTATTTCATGAGTGCTGTATGATGAATTTTTTGGAAgattattcataattttttattaaaaattgctATTATTGCAGTTTATTAATATTGTGAATCATCTTTTATAATCTAATGTTTGAAAATTGAAGTAAAATTAAGTTGTTGTGGTTTTTAATTAACAGAGGAGAAAATTAAAgaacaaaaaataaatttaaaaaaattaaatcagacGAGATCGAATTAGTCAATGgatgacaaaaaaaattaaagaaaattatgtTTGTTTTTGTCCTCCCTTTTTGCTAATTATTTACACAAAAATAATTGCAAAAACCCACAAATGAATTCTATAGCATATGCTATTTCTTGCCATTTTTAATTgccaaaaggaggaagaaaatgctCCGAAGTCAAGCCCCAAACATTGAAATCTACATCTTCAATCTTTCATTTCTCTACCATCTCCCTTTTGTGATTTGCAGACTGTTCTCCATATCTAAAAACTGCGACACGAGTCTTACCACTATGTGCAATATTAACTCCATCAATATACTGATAATCTTGCATTACAAATTAACTAAAGTGAAAGAATTACTATTTAATTCTACATTACTGTTACTTAATGCTTGTTAATGGCATGTGCAAATGTATTCTaggatttaaaattatttttttatacttttatatttttactttttaattttaattattataagagaatataaaaataatatttttatatttttttaatttgaatgaattataattgcaattataattttttaattttatttaattataagtaagaataaaaataatacatttcatccttgtactttagataattaaagttaattatattcaaaatttttatttaaatcaattatatgaaaataaaaaattatatttttactgtGTTTTATTCTAGTTAAgtgtaattaattataattataatgtttaattttaattatttatattcaaatataaaaataagagttttatatttttattattattataattattttattttttattttaattaattattttaattatcaagattagtttaattattatgatgtttatttataattaaataaatggaTAAGATAATCATTCTCATTctcatattttaattttcaggtTGAAAAGAGAAATGATGATTTATGTGAAAATTGAATTCTTTAGTTTGTGAGAATGGAAATGAAAAAAACGAATTTCTAAATATTCATAAAgataatcatttccattcatttcTATTTCTGGGTTAATTTTTGGCCAACCAAAAGAGGTCTAAAATAAGATATTACAAAGATAAATTAGTGTTAAGGAATTGTTCAGTAGGCTCTCATCCTGCTGATGATAAGATTTTCGCATCCATAAAAGCAACTATCATTGGTGGTAACTTGGGTTTTCCTCTTCAATAATAGCTGCTTAGCGCTA
It encodes:
- the LOC131178634 gene encoding E3 ubiquitin ligase PARAQUAT TOLERANCE 3-like, giving the protein MPIHFKFFSAKEYDSFSVDSSVISVDALKQKIVELKYKSKSNSLCLGTDLDLVVVNAQTNDCYADDMLIPNNTRVLIRRVPGSRRRKPIDNTTIVVREKQRPLSSSYCTGSNSSKISSETAITASCRSNPANTGVSSVCSSTVTSLSTTKPNGGDGFRCDDGFGDDVFVIPRMKPVQHSKSTVDAESDEDSKIKALVNAPALEWRLEGSNGVKNGRGFSGLVKKIPPEGYVCHRCKVRGHFIQDCPTNGDPNYDCKRLRPPTGIPKSMLMPNRGGSYVFSSGATAVLQPNYHAFEKEIFGCLPSKRSWSASDLPPELLCPLCKQVIKDAVLTSKCCFKSFCDKCIRVHLITSKLKCVCGATNILTDYLIPNMTLRDTINCIVKSGPCYSSSGENAKRNSFQDKDMELAHCSEPQISTTKLSAESFQEEQKPSPGDVEDGANKRKLIDAPHQTTKKARTTGATNVSEDTIGPMRMKDTASQGGVMGVEEKVQQKEISSEVEKKKDEREVVKGEIKQKVVCGARRKKKRERSQDVETESYMMPIGSYAYNPYWVGAQVGLEGYMAPYYAAGAMIYGLSSFGTSFNGLMNQYTFSMQ